The DNA sequence CCTGTTATTGCCCAAGTTCGAACAGATTATGCTGAACCTACAACAGCTCTGGAAACCGGTATTCTGAAAAACACCACTTCCAGCGGAGCCCATACCATTGCAGTAGCGAGCGATTTTCCAATCTTAAACCAAGATACAACTGGCACAGCCAATAACGCAACAAATCTTGCCGGACAACCTGCCTCCTATTACGCACCAATTTATTCCCCTAGACTTTTGGGGGCACCAACAGCAATAACCCCAGCGCCGGGATCCGATTCCAGTCAAATAGCAACACTTGGTTATGTTACCATTATAGATAGTGACAATGTGAAGAAAACCGGAAGTCAAACTATAAGTGGTCATAAAACTTTTAACAACTTTGTAATGCTAGATTACGGTACGCTTTTTCTAAAACGACCAGACAATTCTGCCTACAATATGTTAACTGCAATAGAGGATGGAATGCTGCTTAGCCCCAATTCTAACGGTAATTTTAAAACTGAAATAAGCTCCCATGGAATAAAATTTGGCAGATCATCGGTTCAGGCAGAACTTAATACCGATAATTTAACCGCCTCAAGAACCTTTCTAGTACCGAACAAATCCGGAACATTAGCCTTGAAAGATGATTTTATAGTAACATCTCCCGGTAACACCGTAAATCCGGCATTCATAATTCCAAACGGACAGTTAACCACGACCCCGCAAAATGGAGCGATAGAGCGTGACTCTAGTGGAATATTATGGGAAACTCATGCCGGAGTAAGAGATAAAATAAGCGTACCTGACGTTCCATACAAAAGTATCACGAATCTAAACACTTTATTTACGGGTTACAGACGAAGCTCGGTCAACACCTGTCAGGTACATACCGAAAGTGCTTTTTGTCCTGAGACAGGCACCTCCGCAACATGGGGAATACTAACCAGTTGTAAAACAGATGACACTGAAGATTACGGAATCCAAACCTATGTATCAATGGGTGCAGTACCTAATACTTATGTTCGAAATTGTAAAAATGGAATCTGGACAACGTGGACAAAATTAAGCTAGACATCAAATCCAAAAACAAATAGCTTCTAAATAATAAAAAATAGTGCATCAAAGTCTATTCGAGCTTTTAAGCTTTCTTGTAGACTTTGATGTACTTTGTTTGTAAAAAACAAATGGTAAATATTGCCAAACTAACGCAATTCTAAAACCAACAACCACCACAACATAACGTGCTGTTAACCAACAATAAACAGTTACTATTTTCTACTGAAACTACAGAATCCAAGAGTCCAATTTTTCTTTTTTTCTCTTCTTGTGAACTACTTTTACATACGCTAATGCTACTGTCAGTACGCCTGACAAGAGCAATTATTCCCTTTCATTTTCAGCTTATTTTAAAGCAAAACCTCAACAATTGTAGATCAATTTTAATAATCAAATAACAATAAACTAATTATGGATTATACACCAAAAGACCTGGGAGAAACACCTAGACCACCGGACATGAGTGCTTTTAAAAATCCCCTGGCACAACCATCGCAAGGAAACATTTTTATAGACAGTTTTACGATTAGTCCTTTAAGCCCAACTGAAAAAAAGGAAAGCTTGTCTGAAGCCATAAAGAAAGAAAGCAGAGACAGCGCTATTTAGAGTCAAATGCTGCAAAAAACTTTTAGAGCTACTTCCGGTTCCCCTTAAAACGACCTAATTTATAAAATCACAAAAAATGCCAGACGAAACTGCCCTTCAAAAACTAAAAGAAAAATACGGAACGGTATTAAAACTTACTTCCGACGATCAATCGACCACTGCTTACTGCAAAAAACCATCCTTTACTACATTTCTAAAATACCAAAAGATATACAAGGACAATCCGCATGAAGCCATCTTGTATTTATTTAAAGAATGCGTGCTTGAAAAAGAAAATTATGAAGACGAATTCATGCTTTCTGCAGGAAATTCGCTTGTAGCCACGATAAAAGCAGATAGCGAATTTACAATCGATGCCACACCCCAAAGAGATGAATTTAAAAAGTCGGCTGCTCTTATCAGACAGGCTTTTCAGGTAGATCCGTATCAATTATCGATGGACGAGTTTTACAAATTACTCGAAGAAGCCCTGTGGCTGCAAAAACACAACGAGATAAGACTGGAAAATACCTTTATCACAGCCTTTGCTAAAACATTTTCAAACTAAAAATAAAAAAAGAAATACGTATGAAATTCAATTTTAATGTAAACGAAATTTTAGACTCCAAAGACAACGAATATACCGGTATTAACTATAACAAATCGGAATCGAAAGATTTTATTATAGACAAAACGGGCGGTGAATTTAATCTGAGAGTTTTTGCTCCTTTGGTTTTCGAACCTCTGGTAAAAAAAGATCTTACCCTTCCCAGCTTGCGAATCGATGCTGTTACCGTTAATCTAAATCGTTCAAAAACCATAAAAAAAGAGAGCATCGAAGGAAGAGATTCAACGATCAAAGAACATATTACCAATGGCGATTTTAGTATTTCTATTGACGGATTGATTGCGAATGAAAAAGGGGATGAATACCCAAAAGAAAAACTTTTTTTATTGAAACAATTTCTAAATGCTCCCTATTCCTTAAGAATTACGCATGCCATTTTGAATCGATTTGGAATTTACGAGTTAGTAATCGATTCCTACTCTATCCCATCTATTTCGGGAACAAAAAACATTCAAAAATTTACTGCCAGTGCGACCTCAGATGAAACCGTAGAACTAATAATTAGAGACAATGTTTAAACTAAATGCTAAAATTAGAGTCTACGAAACGGTAAAACTTATCCCAACTCCGAAGTTCTACGAATTTACCTATGTAAAAAATGTAGACATCAGCAGTTCGTATAAATCGCTTACCGATACGGCTACTCTTGTAATGCCAAAAAAAGTATATACCGATACCAAAGATTTTGATCAGAATCTGTTTTCGAATGCAAGTGGTAAAGAAAAATCAATTCATGATTTTTTTAAACTGGAAAATTTTATTGAAATATTTTTAGGCTATGACGGCGATTACAAATCGGCTTTTCGAGGGTATATAACCGGAGTCCAATCAGACATCAATGCGACTATATCTTGTGAAGACATGATGTATGCTTTAAAAAAGATAAAAGCAGTAAAAAATGATGATGTTCAGAATCCGAATGATGTCCTTAATGTTGTTGCCGCAAACCCTACTATAAATGTTGAAAATTTTAATCCTAAAACGTTCTTCGAAAAAAGAATCAGAGAGCTAAAATTACCTTTTAAAGTAAATGCGCTTAACGAGGAATTAGGTAACATCATGATCAACAGAAACCATAGTCTGGCACAGATATTTGAAATGCTCAAAGATCGCGGGATTTTCACCTATTTTAAAATCGAAAAAACAGGGCCGGTACTTACCATTACCAATAATCCACAGCAATATACGGCCACTGAATTAGGAGGTTTTATCGATCGAAATTTTATTAAAAGTCCATTAGTAGGAGCGATTACAAAAAAACTAATCAATAAAGGTCTTGACTTGTTAAGTTCCCAATTAAACAAAGTAATGCAAGTCATTCCCGGAGGTTTTTTAGGAAAAGCACTTTTCAGGTTTCATTACAATATTATAGAAGACAAATTGGTAGTAGTGAACGAGTCCACGAAGAATACCCGTACACGAGTAGAAAAATACTTTAAAAACTCAAACACTCCCATTTATATTGAATTAGGCGACCCCAACGGACAGTTAATCAAAACCCATGTATTGCATAGTGATACAGATGAATTACCTACAGATCCAACGGCTTTTAAAAAAGCTGCTGCAGAAACTGCTGCAGAATTGTTCCAACATGCCGCTTTCAGAGCAATGGGATCTAAACCAAGTGGTTTTGAAGGTTCTTTTCTCACTTTTGGCGAGCCGTTTGTGCGTCCTACAGATAAAGTGATTCTTGAAAATGCAATGGATATTGAAAAAAACGGAACTTTTCAGGTCGAGAAAGTAGAACGAAGTTATGGCGAGAACGGTTACAGACAAAGGATTTATATAGGTAGAAGAGTCGAAGCAATATAAAAATACACAAATGGAAAATATAACAGATCTAGTAAAAAATGTTGCTGCTAAAAATCAACGTATTGAAACTTTTGCGGCAAGAGTCATTGAAATAAACAAAGAGCAAGCATCACTTCATAATCCCGAAGATGCTTATACCGTAAACATTATGCGAGGCGATGGCGCCATACTTAAAAATGTACGACTAAAAGCCTCCATTCAGGATTTAGAGCACGGAATTATCACAATTCCTAAAAAAGACAGCTGGGTTTTGGCTACTATAATAGACGGAGTTGAAACCCGTGCCTTTATTTCGCAATATGCTGAAGTCGACAGAGTAATGGGGCGCATACAAGCCACAAGTGATCCCAAATTGTTTTTTGATTATAGCGCCGATGGTACCAAACTGCATATTCGTTACATGAAAACAGATACCGAAGGCGAAAGTAATGAGGCCAAAATTACAGATGTCGCTAAAATAGAGTTTGATAAAGACCAAAATTTTAAAATCAGCTACTTTGATGCTGACGAAAAACCATTGGCCGTTACCCATTTTTCGCCAGACAGTCTCACCGCTACTTTTAACTCAGTTAAAGATAATGTTGTAACGGAGGGTTCCGTCTTAAAAATCACAAAAAATACAACAGACCTAAAAATAAATGATGATAAAGGTAAAAAACGGACTAGTTTACTACTAAAACCAAGTAATATCTCGGCTCGTTTATTTAATGAAGATGAAAAGGAAAAGCTAACATTTGAACTGAGTGGTAACGAAAAGGCAGAAATAAAACTTACAGATTCAAATGATACCATTCTATTAGAGAAAGATAAAATTCAATTAAAAAAAGATCCCAACAATTTAATTGAACTTTTAGGTCAAAATGGTGTTAATATACTGACTTCCGGTAATATTAATTTAAAAGGAGCAAATATAAATATCGATGCCAGCACCAATATAAGTATTAAAGCAAATAGCGAAATAATAGTAGAAGCCGCTAAGGATACGACCATAAAAGGAGATAACGTACTAATTAATTAAATTATGGCCAAATATATATGTAACGGTGCTACGTGTAAATGTTCTTCGGGAACTAAAGACGGCGCATTAAAGGTTGAATCTCAAAGCAAAATTTTTATCCAGAATAAATTAATGGCTACTGAAAACGAAAAAACGTTTTTAGAAAATTTTGGCGAATGCAACAGTAAAAGCCCTTCTATCCCATGCGTACCCAATATCCTTACCCCTTGGAGTAGCCCAAAAAGCAATGTTCTTCAGAATAAACACAAAGGGTTATTAGAAGCTTCTACTGTGATGTGTGCTAATCTTGGGAAAATTAATATTTTAGATTCTAAACAATCTCAAACAAAAAATGTCAAACTTGGAGATTACTCATCTGAGCCAAAAGAAATATCAAAGGTGTATGCCAAAGTCAGAACTTTAGAATCTTATAAGGGGGAATTTGGTTTTGATTGGATAGATGTACATCCGGAAACAATGGATATCGAAAAAATACAAGGCATTCCCTTTGAAAATGTTGAATACTTTTATAAAAAAGGAAAATCACCACAAGAATTAGGGAATATCATAGCTAAAAGTACTGATGAGGCAGGCGCAATTCAAGCTGTTCAAGAAAATTACGGACTAATCAATTTTTGTAATCATGTTGACATCCCTTTCGTTTTATTAAAACCAATTCAAGAAATAACATTGGATCTTGAAGTCTTTTTTGAAGGAGAAAGCCAGGATGATTATATATCTATTACAGGTGATGAATTTTATGATTTTAAAATTGTAGGAGAAGAAGAAAGAAAAGATAAAAATGACAAAACGACAAAGAAAAAAATAGTAGCTAATGAAAAGCTCCTCCTTACAATAAAATGTTTGAAAGAATCGTTAGACAAAACCTACTATTTTTTACACAGTGGCATAAATGGACCCCGTGAAGTTGGAGGTCTTAGTCTGATCGAAAACAAAGTCTTGAAGCTAAAGTTTAGAGTTATTGCTTTGGTCTCAAACGAAGGAAATCCTAATACAAAAGCAAAAGCACTTTTCGAAAAATTCAGGGACAATGGCATTACAAAACACCTCGACGAAAACTCGTTGAATCAGGCTGGTTATAAAATTGAAATTGAAAATGAGGAAATGTTTGACAATTTAGAAAATCCTTCTCTTAATCTTGACGATTACTTATATGCTTTTGACAAGGAAGATTGGACAAATAAAAACTATTATAATGCAGGAATGCTCTTCAAAAATATTAAAGTTGATACTGGTAAAAAAGATCCAGAAGGAAACCCAATTACAGTAACTAAGCATATAGATTTTGTAACAATTGAGGAGTATATCAAAAAGCTAAAAAGAAAAAATAAACTTTATTCGGGCGGTCTAATTATTCTAACTGACAGTAGATCTATGGGCACAACAGGAGCTTTTAGCAGATTCAATCCTTTTAACCATTATGCTTTATTTGTATACGCTACTAATATTGGGTCCAAACAAACCTATTCTCACGAAATTGGGCATATGTTAGGACTTAATCACACTTTTTATTTAGGAGATGAAGGTTTTAAAGAAAAATGGAATGAGTTGGAAAACTCTAAAAATGATATTCTCAAAATCCAAAATAATGCATCCCCAATATTTGGAAACTCGGAAATAACAACTAAACGATCACTAATTTTAGATGCATTAAATAAAACCAATGCTGTTTTTCGAAATGATATTAGAAAAAGAAAGATTGAATATAATAAAACAAAGAACTCTACGGGAAATTTCATATGGGATAAAAAACCTGTTAGTAAAAAAGTGTTTTTAGAAAAATCACTAGCAGCTATTACTGAAAAAGAAAATCAAGAAAAGTCAAACACTCAAGCTATTAAAGAATTCTCGTTAAAAAAGGATACTATTTATATCGATTATACTAAGATTGATAACTCTACCTTTTTTATTCTGAAAGAGAATTATTTGTCAATAAAAAAAGATTATTTAAAATATTACTCTTTTTTCCTCACAAAAAATTATTTACTTTATAAAAAAGGTTCAACAAAAAATATGATGGATTATTCCTCCAACCAAGAGCGAATTCAATTTCATCAGATAAAAATAATGAGAGACGATTATGAGTACTATTGAATTAATTACAAAAACAATATAGATCCCTT is a window from the Flavobacterium cupriresistens genome containing:
- a CDS encoding DUF6046 domain-containing protein, with protein sequence MKFNFNVNEILDSKDNEYTGINYNKSESKDFIIDKTGGEFNLRVFAPLVFEPLVKKDLTLPSLRIDAVTVNLNRSKTIKKESIEGRDSTIKEHITNGDFSISIDGLIANEKGDEYPKEKLFLLKQFLNAPYSLRITHAILNRFGIYELVIDSYSIPSISGTKNIQKFTASATSDETVELIIRDNV
- a CDS encoding DUF4280 domain-containing protein yields the protein MAKYICNGATCKCSSGTKDGALKVESQSKIFIQNKLMATENEKTFLENFGECNSKSPSIPCVPNILTPWSSPKSNVLQNKHKGLLEASTVMCANLGKINILDSKQSQTKNVKLGDYSSEPKEISKVYAKVRTLESYKGEFGFDWIDVHPETMDIEKIQGIPFENVEYFYKKGKSPQELGNIIAKSTDEAGAIQAVQENYGLINFCNHVDIPFVLLKPIQEITLDLEVFFEGESQDDYISITGDEFYDFKIVGEEERKDKNDKTTKKKIVANEKLLLTIKCLKESLDKTYYFLHSGINGPREVGGLSLIENKVLKLKFRVIALVSNEGNPNTKAKALFEKFRDNGITKHLDENSLNQAGYKIEIENEEMFDNLENPSLNLDDYLYAFDKEDWTNKNYYNAGMLFKNIKVDTGKKDPEGNPITVTKHIDFVTIEEYIKKLKRKNKLYSGGLIILTDSRSMGTTGAFSRFNPFNHYALFVYATNIGSKQTYSHEIGHMLGLNHTFYLGDEGFKEKWNELENSKNDILKIQNNASPIFGNSEITTKRSLILDALNKTNAVFRNDIRKRKIEYNKTKNSTGNFIWDKKPVSKKVFLEKSLAAITEKENQEKSNTQAIKEFSLKKDTIYIDYTKIDNSTFFILKENYLSIKKDYLKYYSFFLTKNYLLYKKGSTKNMMDYSSNQERIQFHQIKIMRDDYEYY